The following are encoded in a window of Verrucomicrobiia bacterium genomic DNA:
- a CDS encoding TMEM14 family protein has protein sequence MTKIVLWIYVVLLVAGGFIGYLKAGSLISLVTSTAFAIPLALCALGILPMWVGRLLTAVLVGFFAFRLYKTGKFMPAGMMAVVSAIVLLLLFLL, from the coding sequence ATGACGAAGATTGTTCTCTGGATCTATGTGGTGCTGCTCGTGGCGGGTGGCTTCATAGGGTATCTCAAGGCCGGCAGCCTGATTTCGCTGGTGACTTCGACGGCTTTCGCCATTCCCCTGGCGCTGTGCGCGCTGGGCATTTTGCCGATGTGGGTGGGGCGGCTGTTGACGGCGGTGCTGGTGGGATTTTTTGCCTTCCGTCTGTATAAGACGGGCAAATTCATGCCGGCGGGCATGATGGCGGTGGTATCGGCGATTGTTCTGCTGCTGCTTTTCCTGCTGTGA
- a CDS encoding response regulator transcription factor has translation MKVLLAEDDLASREMLETILKRMGLSVVSCPDGEMAWEALQAENRPLLAVLDWRMPGVDGDEICRRVRNVPALRHLYLILVTGLSQPEHIVAGLEAGANDYLTKPFNPVELEARVRVGLRVVQLQEELRTRIRELEQAMSHVKRLQGLLPICVMCKKVRNDDNYWQQVDAYFAEHANIRFNRALCPECAAREARKFE, from the coding sequence ATGAAAGTGTTGCTGGCTGAAGATGACCTCGCCTCGCGCGAAATGCTGGAGACCATCTTGAAACGCATGGGGTTGTCAGTGGTTTCCTGTCCCGATGGCGAGATGGCTTGGGAGGCGCTGCAGGCCGAGAATCGCCCCCTTCTCGCGGTGCTGGACTGGCGCATGCCCGGCGTGGACGGCGACGAAATCTGCCGTCGGGTGCGCAACGTGCCTGCCCTGCGCCACCTCTACCTGATCCTGGTCACCGGTCTCAGTCAGCCGGAGCACATCGTGGCCGGTCTGGAGGCCGGCGCCAATGACTACCTCACCAAGCCTTTCAACCCCGTGGAACTTGAAGCCCGTGTGCGGGTGGGCCTGCGCGTGGTTCAACTGCAGGAGGAATTACGCACTCGCATCCGCGAGCTGGAGCAGGCCATGAGTCATGTCAAACGCCTGCAGGGGCTGCTGCCCATTTGTGTCATGTGCAAGAAAGTCCGCAACGATGACAATTATTGGCAGCAGGTGGACGCCTATTTCGCTGAACACGCCAATATCCGCTTCAATCGCGCCCTTTGCCCGGAATGTGCCGCCCGCGAAGCCCGCAAATTCGAGTGA
- a CDS encoding DUF1957 domain-containing protein, translating to MLGYHAIILHAHLPFVRHPEHPKFLEENWLFEAITESYLPLLEVIQGWQRDGLNAPLTLNLSPTLCAMLRDSLLRSRYERHLNGLIELAEKEIHRTHWDRAFHELAWMYHHRLSRARELWQACQGDLVAAFARLQNEGRVELVACAATHALLPLLAQHPPSVRAQLLIGRDYYRECFGCEPRGVWLPECAYAPGVEKVLQEANIRWFILDTHGVLHAQPRPRYGVFAPLYTPNCIAAFGRDLDSARQVWSRHEGYPGDPRYRDFYRDIGYDLDFDYVRPYLPSPDLRGFTGFKYYQITGDTPHKLVYQPAAARDAAAAHAAHFLESRQKQIAELATVMDLPPLIVSPYDAELFGHWWYEGPQFLDFYVRKLCCDQHQIELITPSQYLRRHPTHQIATPSTSSWGEEGYCKLWLNESNQWILPHLHVAQERMTQLARRFPSAEGVTLRALQQAARELLLAQASDWPFILRTGTSPDYARRRVKDHLLRFIALHEQLTATRVSENYLKRLEGTDNLFPNLNHLYWA from the coding sequence ATGCTAGGTTACCACGCCATCATTCTTCATGCGCATCTGCCGTTTGTACGGCATCCAGAGCACCCCAAATTTTTGGAGGAAAACTGGCTCTTTGAGGCCATCACCGAGTCCTATCTGCCTTTGCTGGAGGTCATTCAAGGCTGGCAACGGGACGGTTTGAATGCACCTCTCACCCTCAACCTTTCTCCCACCCTCTGTGCCATGCTGCGGGATTCCCTCCTTCGCTCCCGCTATGAACGCCACCTCAACGGCTTGATTGAGCTGGCCGAGAAGGAAATTCATCGCACGCATTGGGATCGTGCTTTCCATGAGCTGGCCTGGATGTACCATCATCGCCTGAGCCGCGCCCGCGAGTTATGGCAGGCCTGCCAGGGGGACTTGGTCGCAGCCTTTGCCCGCCTGCAAAACGAGGGCCGCGTGGAGTTGGTTGCCTGCGCCGCCACGCATGCCCTCCTCCCTCTGTTGGCTCAGCATCCCCCTTCCGTGCGGGCTCAACTGCTCATCGGGCGGGATTATTACCGCGAATGTTTCGGGTGTGAACCGCGGGGTGTTTGGCTCCCTGAATGTGCCTACGCCCCCGGCGTGGAAAAAGTGCTCCAGGAAGCCAACATCCGCTGGTTCATCCTGGATACCCATGGCGTGCTGCACGCTCAGCCCCGGCCCCGTTACGGCGTATTCGCCCCACTCTACACCCCCAACTGTATTGCCGCCTTTGGCCGGGATTTGGATTCTGCCCGGCAGGTTTGGAGCCGCCATGAGGGCTATCCGGGCGATCCCCGTTATCGCGACTTCTACCGCGACATCGGCTACGACCTCGATTTCGATTACGTGCGCCCTTATCTGCCCAGTCCTGACCTGCGCGGTTTCACAGGCTTCAAATACTACCAGATCACCGGCGATACGCCGCACAAATTGGTCTATCAACCCGCCGCGGCCCGCGATGCCGCCGCCGCCCACGCCGCTCATTTTCTGGAATCCCGTCAGAAACAAATTGCCGAGCTGGCCACCGTCATGGACCTGCCCCCCCTCATTGTCTCCCCCTATGACGCCGAATTGTTTGGCCATTGGTGGTATGAAGGCCCGCAATTCCTTGATTTCTACGTCCGCAAACTGTGCTGCGACCAACATCAAATTGAATTGATCACCCCCAGCCAGTACCTGCGCCGCCATCCCACCCATCAGATCGCCACTCCCAGCACCTCAAGCTGGGGCGAGGAAGGCTATTGCAAGCTCTGGCTTAATGAATCCAACCAATGGATTCTGCCCCACCTGCACGTGGCGCAGGAACGCATGACCCAACTGGCCCGCCGCTTCCCCTCCGCCGAAGGAGTGACCCTGCGCGCCTTGCAGCAGGCCGCCCGCGAGCTGTTGCTGGCCCAGGCCAGTGACTGGCCCTTCATCCTTCGCACTGGCACCAGCCCCGATTATGCCCGGCGCCGGGTCAAGGATCACCTCCTGCGCTTCATCGCTCTCCATGAACAGCTTACCGCCACGCGCGTCTCCGAAAATTACCTCAAACGCCTCGAAGGGACCGACAATCTCTTCCCCAACCTGAACCACCTCTACTGGGCATGA
- a CDS encoding DUF4912 domain-containing protein, whose product MEGDVPPPPPAHGPGQKFALGPTPPPAHVAAGEPGELPEAYGTGMLLLTARDPHWLYAWWDFTSEQLRRFNRRAAEGHLTLRVFLDKISDHPHTEVAVHPESRNWFVHVGKGGARYFAQLGYYNKQRRWQKVAESEATLTPPDSLADDVSARFATVPPDVPFERLVEVVKEAARQHLPLAQAIAEIVQPQATDAPAPAQTGNVPRELQVPGAVLPATWTPEQEKALAQIISLDAVRRVWIGSLEITELVRRRLAHELASQAAIPQPAGPAGPISLASLASPFGGQPAGPKGFWFNVNAELVIYGATEPDASVTIAGRPIQLRPDGSFSYRFALPDGQFDLPIVAVSADKSEGRGADLHFTRRTEYQGEVGLHPQDPALQPPLPENL is encoded by the coding sequence GCCGCCCGCTCACGTAGCCGCGGGCGAACCGGGCGAGCTGCCTGAAGCCTACGGCACCGGCATGTTGTTGCTGACCGCTCGGGATCCGCATTGGCTGTATGCCTGGTGGGACTTTACCTCCGAACAATTGCGCCGGTTTAATCGCCGCGCCGCCGAGGGCCATCTCACCTTGCGCGTCTTTCTGGACAAGATTTCGGACCACCCCCATACCGAAGTCGCCGTGCACCCCGAATCCCGCAACTGGTTTGTGCACGTGGGCAAGGGCGGCGCGCGTTACTTTGCCCAGCTCGGCTACTATAACAAACAGCGCCGCTGGCAGAAGGTGGCCGAGTCCGAAGCCACCCTCACCCCGCCAGACAGTCTGGCCGACGACGTCTCGGCTCGCTTTGCCACCGTCCCTCCCGATGTTCCCTTTGAACGCCTGGTTGAGGTGGTCAAAGAAGCCGCCCGCCAGCATCTGCCGCTCGCCCAGGCCATTGCGGAAATTGTCCAACCCCAAGCCACCGACGCCCCCGCCCCGGCGCAAACCGGCAACGTGCCACGAGAACTGCAGGTGCCCGGGGCTGTGCTCCCTGCTACGTGGACACCTGAGCAGGAAAAGGCGCTGGCCCAAATCATTTCCCTCGACGCGGTGCGCCGTGTTTGGATTGGCTCCCTGGAAATCACGGAACTCGTGCGGCGACGCCTGGCCCACGAGCTTGCCTCTCAGGCCGCCATTCCCCAACCCGCTGGCCCTGCCGGGCCGATCAGTTTGGCCAGTCTGGCCAGTCCCTTCGGGGGCCAGCCGGCCGGCCCCAAAGGCTTCTGGTTTAACGTCAATGCCGAGCTGGTAATCTATGGCGCCACCGAGCCGGATGCCTCCGTCACCATCGCCGGCCGCCCCATTCAATTACGCCCTGATGGCTCGTTCAGCTACCGGTTTGCCCTTCCCGACGGTCAATTTGACCTGCCCATCGTCGCTGTTTCCGCGGATAAATCGGAAGGACGGGGTGCCGATTTGCATTTTACCCGGCGCACCGAGTACCAGGGCGAAGTCGGCCTGCATCCCCAAGACCCTGCTTTGCAACCGCCGCTGCCCGAAAATCTTTGA